A DNA window from Paenibacillus segetis contains the following coding sequences:
- a CDS encoding sugar phosphate isomerase/epimerase family protein: MRSLSVALGLYSVYRELQANIEQTLARVKELGYEGVEFYGKFEHAPEVIRTLLERNGLVNCGWHTEWALLQPDTLTATVEYHKLAGTRNVIIPALGGPWEIAHTREEDSPEVWIQHAQKMNEISDQLQQHGMRLGYHTHAHEFEIQYTDGTTPWDLLCKHLNHDVILELDTGNCLEAGVDPERVLAAIPGRPLLVHGKPYSHRSGLESYIGAEDDDNHWPEILQQCQIAGTEWLIVEHESEAAFPGFKGAERSLYGIQAVLEGQSRDVYDK; this comes from the coding sequence ATGAGGTCCTTATCCGTCGCGCTAGGATTGTATTCTGTCTATCGGGAACTGCAGGCCAATATTGAGCAAACCCTTGCTCGTGTAAAGGAGCTTGGATACGAAGGTGTTGAGTTCTACGGTAAGTTTGAACATGCTCCAGAAGTGATTCGAACGCTTTTGGAGCGAAATGGCCTTGTGAATTGTGGATGGCATACCGAGTGGGCGTTATTGCAACCGGATACACTGACAGCTACGGTTGAATACCACAAGCTTGCGGGTACCCGAAATGTGATCATTCCGGCACTCGGTGGTCCTTGGGAAATTGCCCATACCCGTGAAGAGGACAGTCCGGAGGTTTGGATACAACACGCACAAAAGATGAACGAAATCAGTGATCAATTACAACAACATGGAATGAGGCTCGGGTATCACACGCATGCACACGAATTCGAGATTCAATATACGGATGGAACCACGCCGTGGGATCTGTTGTGCAAACATCTGAACCATGATGTCATCCTTGAACTTGATACGGGTAACTGCTTGGAAGCGGGTGTCGATCCTGAGCGAGTGCTTGCAGCCATTCCAGGGCGGCCACTGCTTGTGCATGGTAAACCATATTCTCACCGCTCGGGATTGGAGAGCTATATCGGCGCGGAAGATGATGATAATCATTGGCCGGAAATTTTGCAGCAATGTCAGATTGCTGGAACGGAGTGGCTCATTGTAGAACATGAGTCTGAGGCAGCATTTCCGGGATTCAAAGGCGCGGAACGCTCCTTGTATGGTATCCAGGCGGTACTGGAGGGTCAATCGCGAGATGTATACGACAAATAA
- a CDS encoding VOC family protein: protein MYTTNKRIGIHHVCLKTCDLARTVAFYIEGLGARFVVEWGTDEGNDHAVLVDLGDGDFIEIFQSNESFSAGKWQHVAVRTDDIESSLVKAEAAGGIRKGQPLDADIPAHSGEIVRMRFCFLEAPCGEMIEFIQDR from the coding sequence ATGTATACGACAAATAAGCGCATAGGCATTCATCACGTTTGCTTGAAAACCTGCGACTTGGCTCGAACTGTCGCTTTTTATATTGAAGGTCTGGGAGCTAGGTTCGTGGTCGAGTGGGGGACGGATGAAGGGAACGACCATGCAGTATTGGTTGATTTGGGTGACGGAGATTTTATAGAAATTTTCCAATCTAATGAATCTTTCTCTGCGGGTAAATGGCAACACGTGGCCGTTCGGACAGACGATATTGAGTCCTCATTAGTTAAGGCAGAAGCGGCAGGAGGAATTCGTAAGGGGCAACCACTGGATGCTGATATTCCGGCTCATTCTGGGGAAATCGTACGGATGCGCTTTTGTTTTCTAGAGGCTCCGTGCGGAGAGATGATTGAATTTATACAAGATCGGTAA
- the nagZ gene encoding beta-N-acetylhexosaminidase, which produces MTRDQLKNMSIEQKVGQLFMCGFDDTKPNDSILHLINEYHIGGVNYFRRNAKSPEQVAALSAELQQVSDIPLLISIDQEGGMVAGIETGVTLMPGNMAIGATRDVEAAHTAAFIAGRELRAMGINMDFAPCLDVNNNPDNPVIGVRSYGESPNLVATMGCAAIKGYQEAGVTATVKHFPGHGDTNADSHHELPLVGHDRKRLHEIELVPFKHAIASGVDALMTAHVIFPAYEDQDIPATLSHKILTGLLRSELGFEGVITTDCLEMNAISKGVGVGLGAVMAIEAGADLVLISHQISLQTEGIEAVLTAVRSGRISEARIDESVERLLKLKEKNGLFERDMSSNTSIIAMEESLAFARSLSEASITLVKNEGKFPLTPDAKTYIVWPNMRPVSETAEPEGQEVTLGKILTSRVAQLKEQVISVNPSEEEIANVISESLDYEQIVIATYNASFSAGQQRLVQELAEREDTSLIVASLRIPYDLTAFPKVKTYLACYENKPLSIQSLAKALMGDIPARGKLPVTVGSYGTE; this is translated from the coding sequence ATGACTAGAGATCAATTGAAGAACATGAGTATAGAGCAAAAAGTCGGTCAATTGTTCATGTGTGGGTTTGATGATACGAAGCCCAATGATTCAATTCTACACCTGATTAACGAATACCATATCGGCGGCGTCAATTATTTCCGTCGTAATGCCAAATCACCAGAACAAGTAGCTGCTTTATCCGCAGAGCTTCAGCAGGTATCTGATATTCCGCTTCTTATTTCTATCGACCAAGAAGGTGGTATGGTAGCGGGAATTGAAACAGGCGTAACGCTCATGCCAGGTAATATGGCGATCGGCGCGACAAGAGATGTTGAAGCGGCTCATACAGCAGCGTTCATTGCAGGAAGAGAACTGCGGGCCATGGGCATCAATATGGACTTTGCCCCTTGCCTTGATGTTAACAATAACCCGGATAATCCCGTCATCGGCGTTCGCTCCTACGGAGAGAGTCCGAATCTAGTTGCTACCATGGGCTGCGCTGCTATCAAAGGGTATCAAGAAGCTGGTGTTACTGCCACAGTGAAACACTTTCCGGGACATGGGGATACGAATGCTGATTCTCATCATGAGCTACCCCTTGTAGGTCATGATCGTAAACGCTTGCACGAAATAGAATTAGTACCATTTAAACACGCTATTGCGTCTGGAGTAGATGCGTTGATGACGGCACACGTTATCTTTCCCGCTTATGAAGATCAAGATATTCCGGCGACATTATCACATAAGATTCTGACCGGTCTCCTACGGTCGGAGTTAGGATTCGAAGGAGTCATCACGACGGATTGTTTAGAGATGAATGCCATCTCAAAGGGTGTAGGTGTTGGTCTTGGGGCTGTCATGGCTATCGAGGCAGGAGCCGATCTAGTACTGATCAGCCACCAAATCTCCCTTCAAACAGAAGGTATCGAGGCAGTCCTTACTGCTGTCCGCAGCGGAAGAATTAGTGAAGCCCGAATCGATGAGTCGGTGGAACGCTTACTTAAATTGAAAGAGAAAAATGGATTGTTTGAGCGCGACATGTCTAGCAATACATCCATCATTGCGATGGAAGAGTCGTTAGCATTCGCTAGATCGCTAAGCGAAGCCAGCATTACACTGGTGAAAAACGAGGGCAAGTTCCCATTAACTCCTGATGCTAAAACGTATATCGTATGGCCGAATATGCGTCCGGTTTCTGAAACTGCCGAGCCTGAAGGTCAAGAAGTAACACTGGGCAAAATTCTGACAAGTCGGGTGGCTCAGCTCAAAGAACAGGTTATTAGTGTGAACCCAAGTGAAGAAGAAATAGCGAATGTGATATCCGAAAGCTTGGATTACGAGCAGATAGTTATTGCTACCTATAACGCTAGTTTCTCAGCTGGGCAGCAGCGACTGGTACAGGAACTGGCTGAAAGAGAAGATACCTCTCTAATTGTTGCTTCTCTTCGCATCCCATACGATTTAACAGCTTTTCCAAAGGTGAAAACCTATTTGGCCTGCTATGAGAATAAACCGCTCTCGATTCAATCCTTAGCCAAAGCTCTCATGGGAGACATTCCGGCAAGAGGTAAGCTTCCAGTTACCGTAGGATCTTATGGGACCGAATGA
- a CDS encoding ABC transporter permease: protein MKKFTRKLISQRYLQMMVLLGVAWMIVFNYIPLYGIIIAFKDFNIIKSISEAPWVGLKHFKAFLTDENLLYVLKNTLGMSFFKLIIGFPLPILFALFLNELRNVRFKRFVQTISYLPHFLSWVILGGILTTWLADVGIINNILMALHWIDEPISYLAEPSYFWGIVVTSDIWKELGWSAIIYLAAISSVSPELYEAATIDGAGRFQQMFRVTLPMIKGTVSILFILAVSGILNSNFDQVFILRNQLNETASNVIDTYVYQTGITQGRYSYSTAVGLFKSIIAFILLLCANFVTKKLNDTSLF from the coding sequence ATGAAGAAATTCACAAGAAAGCTAATCAGTCAGCGGTATTTGCAAATGATGGTGCTACTTGGAGTAGCTTGGATGATCGTATTCAACTATATCCCACTGTACGGAATCATCATTGCGTTCAAGGATTTTAACATCATTAAATCGATCTCTGAAGCACCTTGGGTGGGATTAAAGCACTTCAAGGCATTCCTGACCGACGAAAACCTGCTTTATGTCCTTAAAAATACACTGGGTATGAGCTTTTTTAAGCTCATTATAGGTTTTCCGCTACCAATATTGTTCGCACTCTTTCTGAACGAGCTACGAAATGTACGTTTCAAACGATTTGTACAAACCATATCCTATTTACCCCACTTTCTTTCGTGGGTCATTTTAGGTGGGATACTGACAACATGGCTCGCCGATGTCGGAATCATTAACAATATACTCATGGCCTTACATTGGATCGACGAACCGATTAGTTACTTGGCAGAACCATCCTATTTCTGGGGCATCGTCGTTACCTCAGATATTTGGAAAGAACTTGGATGGTCCGCGATTATTTATTTGGCTGCCATTTCTAGCGTTTCACCTGAGTTGTATGAGGCGGCCACCATTGATGGGGCAGGTCGTTTCCAACAAATGTTCCGGGTTACGCTACCAATGATTAAGGGGACTGTTTCAATATTGTTCATTTTGGCAGTTAGCGGTATTTTGAACTCCAATTTCGACCAAGTATTCATTTTGCGAAACCAGCTTAATGAAACCGCAAGTAATGTTATCGACACATATGTGTATCAAACGGGGATTACCCAAGGCCGTTATTCTTATTCAACAGCAGTT